From Mya arenaria isolate MELC-2E11 chromosome 12, ASM2691426v1, the proteins below share one genomic window:
- the LOC128211855 gene encoding ADP-ribosylhydrolase ARH3-like yields MAASKLTKFQGSLVGAVLGDCIGALFEGEWFNKIEMNKILKEVAKIEHAKSSQTGQENSPKKGHDDSLPAKKKRKGEYSFTDDTAMARSVAKSLIQHNQLNAKHLAQRFTEEYMREPFRGYGGSVATVFHGLQEQEYSDVYQPASQQFEGKGSYGNGGAMRIVPAALFACRKGYTFEQLADLTEKITRLTHSHPQAIQGAVLQSYAVYLALVSDKLDVDTFIDSLISKMKPLEERMRGTLGDGSDTGAERVDGKADSNVNADNKSGETSAVSGETNMDSSSTSIDTGQQSGEATVGVGEVTSLPYCQKLEKVREFVKRQEQPPVEEITQELGVYIAALDSVPAAIYCFLRAMNPIDELQDRNGFERTLLYSISHGGDTDTVATMAGAIAGAYYGLEALPWAWQNCSEGASDALQDAELLWKLPNNPGAGKSTKKGK; encoded by the exons ATGGCAGCCTCCAAACTAACAAAGTTTCAAGGCAGTCTAGTTGGAGCTGTTTTAGGCGATTGTATCGGTGCATTGTTTGAAGGCGAATGGTTCaacaaaatagaaatgaacaagaTACTGAAAGAAGTGGCCAAAATAGAGCATg CTAAAAGCAGCCAGACAGGTCAAGAAAATTCTCCAAAAAAAGGTCATGATGATTCCTTGCCGGCGAAGAAGAAGAGAAAGGGGGAGTATAGTTTCACGGATGATACAGCAATGGCCCGAAGTGTCGCCAAGTCTCTAATACAGCACAACCAGCTCAACGCAAAACACCTGGCACAAAG GTTCACAGAGGAATACATGAGGGAACCTTTCCGTGGCTACGGTGGCAGTGTAGCGACTGTTTTCCACGGCCTTCAAGAACAGGAGTACAGTGATGTGTACCAGCCGGCCAGCCAGCAATTTGAAGGAAAGGGCTCCTATGGAAATGGTGGAGCAATGAGAATTGTTCCTGCAGCACTGTTTGCATGTAGGAAAGGATACACCTTTGAACAATTAGCA GACCTCACTGAGAAGATAACTCGGTTGACACATTCCCATCCACAAGCCATACAAGGTGCAGTATTGCAGAGCTATGCTGTATACCTGGCATTGGTCAGCGACAAACTAGATGTTGACACCTTTATTGACAGTCTTATCAGCAAAATGAAACCACTAGAAGAGAGAATGAGGGGGACTTTGGGTGATGGCTCAGATACTGGGGCTGAAag GGTTGATGGCAAGGCTGATAGCAATGTTAACGCTGATAATAAATCAGGAGAGACCTCGGCAGTATCAGGGGAAACAAACATGGATTCCAGTAGTACATCAATAGACACGGGCCAGCAATCAGGGGAGGCTACTGTAGGGGTAGGGGAGGTAACTAGCCTTCCCTACTGCCAGAAGCTGGAGAAAGTGAGGGAGTTTGTCAAGAGGCAAGAACAACCGCCCGTGGAGGAGATCACGCAGGAGCTGG GTGTATATATAGCAGCCCTGGACTCAGTCCCGGCAGCCATCTACTGTTTTCTGCGAGCCATGAATCCCATCGATGAACTGCAG GACAGGAATGGGTTTGAGCGTACCCTGCTGTACAGCATATCCCACGGCGGGGACACAGACACAGTGGCTACAATGGCTGGGGCAATTGCTGGTGCATATTACGGGCTTGAAGCCCTGCCCTGGGCCTGGCAGAACTGCTCTGAGGGGGCCTCTGATGCCCTTCAAGATGCTGAACTGTTGTGGAAATTGCCGAACAATCCTGGGGCaggaaaatcaacaaaaaaaggGAAATGA